From Antennarius striatus isolate MH-2024 chromosome 14, ASM4005453v1, whole genome shotgun sequence, the proteins below share one genomic window:
- the LOC137607754 gene encoding uncharacterized protein codes for MDYNRCKGAVDHLDQACGTYSCSRQTRRWPRCLFYHMVHVSCYNAFRLFLSVYPGWNSSRSTKRHLFLEQLGAALVTPAMENRPRMPRAPFSASLVREVQGRANQEEDGAGEEPQPVPAKSHCCVLGLNVWMQGLLWDAKLLYFVSEVNMMEFRQRCTMEPKQQVDNDPIGPSKHMWLNDAPWSGNLEIGVRNELLVTGAPRFCSRGLHRHPNKPKRRRIINVVQRQAANVRERRRMFSLNEAFDELRRKVPTFAYEKRLSRIDTLRLAIVYISFMTDLLEQNSQR; via the exons ATGGACTATAATCGCTGCAAAGGAGCCGTCGACCACCTGGACCAG GCTTGTGGCACCTACTCCTGCAGCCGGCAAACGCGCCGCTGGCCCAGGTGTCTTTtttatcacatggtccatgtttCCTGCTACAACGCCTTccgtcttttcttgtctgtgtacCCCGGCTGGAACAGCTCTCGGTCCACGAAACGCCACCTTTTTTTGGAGCAGCTCGGCGCAGCGCTCGTCACCCCAGCAATGGAGAACCGACCGCGGATGCCTAGAGCACCGTTTTCGGCGAGCCTGGTCCGTGAAGTCCAGGGCCGGGCCAATCAAGAGGAAGATGGGGCAGGGGAGGAGCCACAGCCGGTCCCGGCCAAATCAC ACTGCTGCGTTTTGGGACTGAATGTGTGGATGCAAGGCCTTTTGTGGGACGCaaagttactgtattttgtcAGTGAAGTAAATATGATGGAGTTTCGTCAAAGATGCACCATGGAGCCAAAACAGCAGGTGGATAATGACCCAATCGGTCCCAGCAAGCACATGTGGCTGAATGACGCGCCATGGAGCGGGAACCTGGAAATCGGCGTGCGTAATGAGCTTCTGGTGACGGGCGCCCCGAGGTTCTGCAGTCGCGGGTTGCACAGACATCCCAACAAACCCAAACGGAGGAGGATCATCAATGTAGTCCAGAGACAGGCGGCGAACGTGCGGGAAAGGAGGCGAATGTTTAGCCTGAATGAGGCGTTTGACGAACTGAGGAGAAAAGTTCCCACATTCGCCTATGAAAAGAGGCTGTCCCGAATCGACACACTCCGCCTGGCCATCGTCTACATCTCCTTCATGACCGACTTGCTGGAGCAAAATAGTCAAAGATGA
- the twist1a gene encoding twist-related protein 1a — MREEDSPPMDSAGNSEEETERLLPRRGARKRRPTRRSAEDEEEENVNDPSPGKKKSRKSCNGGAGGSAGSCGSEGSSSPEPSFDDLQTQRVMANIRERQRTQSLNEAFTSLRKIIPTLPSDKLSKIQTLKLAARYIDFLYQVLQSDELDARGTSCSYVAHERLSYAFSVWRMGGAWSLSTTSH, encoded by the coding sequence ATGCGGGAAGAGGACTCCCCTCCGATGGACAGTGCGGGGAATAGTGAAGAAGAGACCGAACGTCTTCTGCCGCGGAGAGGCGCCAGGAAGAGGCGGCCGACAAGGCGGAGCgcggaggatgaagaggaggaaaacgtGAATGATCCAAGTCCCGGGAAGAAGAAATCTAGAAAGAGCTGCAACGGAGGTGCGGGAGGCAGTGCGGGGAGCTGCGGGAGTGAAGGCAGCAGCAGCCCAGAGCCCTCCTTTGATGACCTGCAGACGCAGCGCGTAATGGCCAACATTCGCGAGCGGCAACGAACGCAGTCGCTCAACGAAGCGTTCACGTCGTTACGTAAGATTATTCCCACACTCCCATCAGACAAACTCAGCAAGATCCAGACGCTGAAGCTGGCGGCCAGGTACATCGACTTCCTGTATCAAGTTCTGCAGAGCGACGAGCTGGACGCGCGGGGAACCAGCTGCAGCTACGTGGCGCACGAACGCCTGAGCTACGCGTTCTCCGTCTGGAGGATGGGAGGTGCGTGGTCCCTGTCCACCACGTCCCACTAG